From the genome of Methanofervidicoccus abyssi, one region includes:
- a CDS encoding SDH family Clp fold serine proteinase: MDPTVIFWIFFILLILYSQTAFRMKLIQRYSCIKRLEKERKTRVIVMIHRQEQLTLFGIPIYRFITIEDSEEVLRAIRMTPEDMPIDLILHTPGGLVLASEQIAMALKEHKAKTTVIVPHYAMSGGTLIALAADEIIMDKNAVLGPVDPQIGNYPAASILKVVETKYIDQLDDETLILADISRKAISQVKEFVYNLLKDKMPEEKAREVAEILSTGRWTHDYPLTVDKLRELGIEVNTNVPKLVYKLFDLYKQPTTQRPSVQYIPVPYRKVDHVKGKI; the protein is encoded by the coding sequence ATGGACCCTACAGTTATTTTTTGGATTTTCTTTATATTACTTATCTTATACTCCCAAACTGCCTTTAGAATGAAACTGATCCAGAGATATAGCTGTATAAAGAGGTTGGAGAAGGAGAGAAAAACCAGAGTAATTGTAATGATACATAGACAGGAACAACTGACACTCTTTGGTATCCCCATCTATAGATTTATAACTATAGAGGACAGTGAAGAAGTACTTAGGGCAATAAGAATGACACCTGAAGATATGCCTATAGATCTCATACTACATACACCAGGAGGATTAGTATTAGCCAGTGAGCAGATAGCTATGGCGTTGAAGGAACACAAGGCCAAAACTACAGTAATTGTACCGCACTATGCCATGAGTGGAGGTACTTTAATAGCCCTGGCTGCAGATGAGATTATTATGGATAAAAATGCTGTATTGGGACCTGTGGATCCTCAGATAGGTAACTATCCAGCAGCTTCTATCTTAAAAGTGGTGGAGACTAAGTACATAGATCAACTTGATGACGAGACCTTGATACTTGCAGATATATCCAGGAAAGCGATATCACAAGTGAAGGAGTTTGTATATAACCTCCTGAAGGATAAAATGCCAGAGGAGAAAGCCAGAGAAGTTGCAGAGATCCTATCTACAGGAAGATGGACCCACGACTACCCACTGACTGTGGACAAGTTGAGAGAGTTAGGTATAGAAGTAAATACCAACGTTCCAAAGTTAGTATACAAACTCTTCGATCTCTACAAGCAGCCAACAACTCAGAGACCATCTGTGCAGTACATACCTGTACCTTACAGAAAGGTGGATCATGTTAAAGGTAAGATTTAA
- a CDS encoding AAA family ATPase, with amino-acid sequence MNRINLSTIKLKSLVSETAKISDKVIALKYVIIKPVGFPIKINSENLKVTIDDPTLFNVYAREQWEGETVKEGDYLFDNTIIPDYAFKVVSTYPSDGGIITRDTLFKIITERDVGNKPFKKVRFDEIIGQEHAKKKCKIIIKYLKQPELFGEWAPKNILFYGPPGTGKTLMARALATETDVPLYLIKATELIGEHVGDGAKQIEQLYSRALENKPCIVFIDELDAIALSRQYQSLRGDVSEVVNALLTELDGIHDNDGVVTIGATNNPDILDSAIRSRFEEEIKFELPDDKERLQIMELYRKKMPLEIRADLRKYVEKTKGMSGRDIKEKFLKPALHRAILEDKKYIDEKDLDAVLGELNKSKKEAPLHLYR; translated from the coding sequence ATGAACAGGATAAACTTAAGCACCATAAAGTTAAAATCCTTAGTTTCTGAAACTGCGAAGATATCTGACAAAGTTATAGCACTAAAGTATGTTATAATAAAACCTGTGGGATTCCCAATTAAAATAAACAGTGAGAATCTAAAGGTTACTATAGACGATCCTACTTTATTTAACGTATATGCGAGAGAGCAGTGGGAAGGCGAGACTGTAAAGGAGGGGGATTATCTCTTTGACAACACCATAATTCCAGATTATGCATTCAAAGTTGTATCTACATATCCATCTGATGGAGGTATAATCACAAGGGATACTCTATTTAAAATTATAACTGAGAGAGATGTAGGAAATAAGCCCTTTAAAAAGGTAAGATTTGACGAGATAATAGGCCAGGAACACGCAAAGAAAAAGTGTAAAATCATTATAAAGTACCTTAAACAGCCTGAACTGTTTGGAGAGTGGGCTCCAAAGAACATCCTCTTCTACGGACCTCCAGGAACTGGAAAGACACTGATGGCAAGGGCTCTAGCAACTGAAACTGACGTACCTCTCTACTTAATAAAGGCCACCGAGCTGATAGGGGAGCACGTTGGAGACGGTGCCAAACAGATAGAACAACTGTACAGTAGGGCATTGGAGAACAAGCCATGTATTGTATTCATCGATGAATTAGATGCAATAGCCCTTAGTAGACAGTACCAATCCCTAAGAGGGGATGTGTCGGAGGTTGTAAATGCCCTATTAACAGAGTTAGATGGCATACATGATAACGACGGAGTGGTGACCATAGGAGCTACCAACAATCCAGATATCCTAGACAGTGCCATAAGGAGTAGATTCGAGGAAGAGATAAAATTTGAACTACCAGATGACAAGGAGAGATTACAGATTATGGAACTCTATAGGAAAAAGATGCCTCTAGAGATCAGGGCAGATTTGAGAAAGTATGTAGAGAAGACAAAAGGTATGAGTGGAAGAGATATAAAGGAGAAGTTCTTGAAACCAGCTCTCCACAGGGCTATACTAGAAGATAAAAAGTACATAGATGAGAAAGATCTAGATGCAGTGTTAGGGGAGTTGAACAAGTCTAAGAAGGAAGCACCTCTGCATCTCTACAGATAA